In the Glycine max cultivar Williams 82 chromosome 19, Glycine_max_v4.0, whole genome shotgun sequence genome, tatataatatatgatacGTAACAATTTAAGACTacaataccttttttttttattttgttgatttgaaTAATTGACTTCCAAGAGTCACAGTTGGAGTTCCTTCTCCCATGACTGTTGTCAAGTTCATTTCCTTCTCTAGGATCCGATCAAGTTCCATTTCCACATAGCTCATGGCAGGTCGCCTCTCACTTGAAGGATCTAAGCATCTAATTATGAGCAAGATGTACTCTTCCATTCCTTCAGCTGTAAAACTACTCTCCAATCTCCGATCAATGATGTAAGACATCATGCCACGGTCTTGATTGCTTAGTACCTTTATTATCGAGAAGAAAAAGCGAGCAAAAAATCAATCACATAGCAGCAAATGGACTTTACATACAAGATTAGTCCAAAGCACATCATGAAAAGTAGATATGACGCACTTTCAACTTGTGCCCCCAAAATCAAATTGTGTGAATGTCACCTTGCATCTAAGATGTTAGAAAATAGAGTATAAAGTACATCGGCTAATTTTATTGACTTTAacattaattatcttaaaagtcatcCCTAACATGATTTTTGATTGGTCGTCGTTAACGGTTACGAAGTGATCATACATAGAAACTAAACTCTAGAAAATAATCACATACCCATTCAACCAGATTTTGATTAGAGTCCGGAAATGGTGGTTCTATTGCTTCTTTCCCACTTAACAATTCCAGCAAAAATACCCCAAAGCTGTATACATCGCTCTTTTCAGAAAATCGTCTGAACTCTCTCACCCTGCAAGGCATGGTGTGCAAAAATAAACGCATGCATAGCCAGGACAACACAAATCATTCATGAGCTTTAGGGCAATATATTACTCTGATGCAAGGAATATTTCATCTGTTGCCACTTGAGAAGAGGAGCCTGCAATGTCAACTCTCCCCAAAAAATTGCGAAGTCCAGCATCCGCCACCTTAGCAATGAAGTTTTCATCCACAAGAACATTAGTGGTTTTGAAATTCTTATGCACTAAACGGGGACTCAAAGAGTGAAGATGAGCCAAACCTGCATAGAATAGTATGAATGAGCTTTTGAAAATCAGGAACAAGTTCCTCGTGGCTTTATGCATAGAGAAGGTACTACCAAATAACTGAAAGTTTTAGAATGGCTTACAAAAAAATTTGTGGGATCCATTAAGATACTTGGGTATTTTAtctaaaagagaagaaaactgATACCAGGAAAGCCACAAATGCTCACTGATTTTGCAAAGGATCACCTTTAGCTGCACCTTGAGCTATTGAAAGTCTATGCTTGAATTCTAGCTTCTCTTGCGGGTTTTGACCGGCACCTGCAAAGGAAAACCAAAGTCACAACCATGAGCATTTAGAAAGGACTCGTTTAGCTAAAACAAGACACAAGAAATTTTTGAAATGTAGTATAATGCAACTTAGTTTTGCGTGCATGCAACAAACATGAAGCACATAGTAACAGAACTATTGTTATCAGTTATAACTATGAATAATCTGAATAGAGATAAAATTGATAATGAAGTTTTTCTGATATACAGAAATTTACCATACAAGTGACTGGAGACGCTTCCATTAGGCACATATTCGTATATAAGAAACTGCAGATTGTTCTCCTGGCAGTAGCCTAAAAGACTGACAAGATTCCGATGGTGAATAGATGAGAGATAGTGTACCTAACGTAAGAGTCATGTTAAATCAAAGCAAGCGAATGAACCATAAGGGATACAAGTATTTAAGACTATATAATGTTTGCAATTGCCAGTCACACAAGAAGAAGTGAGATAGAAATGCTGATTATGCTCACATATAATTGTAAAGACTTTATTCAGACATGAGTGAACACATTTGAGTGAATTAATGGGCAAAGAAAGATTCATCTTTCTGAATCAAATGATAGATGAAGCTAAATGGCATTTCCCATAGAACTCTACTCTAAATTCTGAAGCAGAAACAGACAAGGGTCAGAAGAAGGACTTGAGAAGTAAGATATAGAGAGAAAAAGGGCATCCTTTTAAAATTGCATGAAACAGATCAAGGAAAACAATTTTAGAGACTAATCAGTAATCATCTCTAAAGAAATTCATCAAGTACTTATATGGAGTATCCAGCATCTGTCACTGTTTCGCAGGCAAGGGCATGACAAGTCACTTCACATCAATGCTTCATTCTCATAGCATCTCATACAATTAAGTTTTAGAGCATGAAACTGGGTATTACCTCATCAACAAATTCCTGACTAGCAAGTCCACGGCGTTTTTTGATAGCTACAAGCATCCCATCTTGAAGTAAACCCTTGTATACCTCCCCAAATTTCCCTTCCCCAATCAAATTCTTGtcactgaaattttttgtggCCAGAGATAGTTCTTCCATCTCAAATCGCCTAGTATCTCGTATAGGCAACTCAATTGCACCATGTCTTCCCACTGCATGTAATGGAATTTATTTGTATCACTTCAGGAAAATTATTCATCACAGAATATGTATGTTTATGTTTATCTAATACATGCATGTGAGATGTTTGTTACCTTGAGAAGGATCAGAGGACCCTGTCTCTGAAGTCCTAGAAACATTCCTTTGGCGAGACAAACAAAACCATATAAGTATTATAGCAATCCCTACCAATGCCACGGCTCCTGCAGCTCCTCCAAATAATGCTGCAAGAGTACTTGACATCTGGTGTGGGAATCCCTTCACTTATGCTGTACAAATTTATATGAACTATTATTATACATGAAACCTGGAGTCCAAAGAACAGCAAAAGATCACAATCTGTGAAGTTTGAATGTAATGTGcttcaaaagaaagaagataTAGATACAGTTAAGAATGTGAAAACTTAAGAACAATAAGTGACTTAG is a window encoding:
- the LOC100820178 gene encoding probable receptor-like protein kinase At1g30570 → MSSTLAALFGGAAGAVALVGIAIILIWFCLSRQRNVSRTSETGSSDPSQVGRHGAIELPIRDTRRFEMEELSLATKNFSDKNLIGEGKFGEVYKGLLQDGMLVAIKKRRGLASQEFVDEVHYLSSIHHRNLVSLLGYCQENNLQFLIYEYVPNGSVSSHLYGAGQNPQEKLEFKHRLSIAQGAAKGLAHLHSLSPRLVHKNFKTTNVLVDENFIAKVADAGLRNFLGRVDIAGSSSQVATDEIFLASEVREFRRFSEKSDVYSFGVFLLELLSGKEAIEPPFPDSNQNLVEWVLSNQDRGMMSYIIDRRLESSFTAEGMEEYILLIIRCLDPSSERRPAMSYVEMELDRILEKEMNLTTVMGEGTPTVTLGSQLFKSTK